The genomic window AACAGTATTTGTCGATAACAAAATTAATGCAGGCATATACCTATTGAACACCTCTGTTCTCAATCGAATTCCACTTAGTCCCTCATCATTAGAGCAGCAAGTTTTCCCTGCCATTGCCAAGGAAGGACGCCTATATGCCATGATCTATGATGGATTCTGGATGGATGTTGGGCAGCCCAAGGATTACCTTGCAGGCCTTAGATTATATTTAGACGATCTAAGAAGGAAATCATCATTGGACCTTGCCATTGGGCACAACATCATTGGGAATGTGTTGATCGATGAGAGTGCAAAGATTGGTGAAGGGTGCTTAATTGGACCTGATGTGGTGATTGGTCCCAATTGTGTGATCGAGTCAGGGGTGCGGCTGTCATCATGCACCCTGATGAAGGGGGTGCAGGTGAAGAGATCAGCTCATGTGTCGGGCAGCATCATTGGATGGCATTCAACAGTTGGGGAGTCAGCTCAAGTTAGCAGCATGGCAGTGCTTGGAGAGGATGTCCACGTCGGGGAGACTGTGTTCCTTAATGGAGTTGTTGTCCTGCCTCACAAAGAGATCAGGTCACATTTTGTGAAGCCCGAGATTGTAATGTAAAGCAAACACAATCCACAAACCAAAGTATTAAAGTGATTCTAAGTTCCCTTCTCTATCTATTTTAATGTTGATGACAGAGATTTCCATGCATGCAAGGAAATTTTTATAATGTTTAAAAGGTCTATCTATATTTAAAGCCTTGTAATCTACATGTCTGTGTTAAGTTGTCAAAGAGTAGGCAAAGCTGTATGAGAAGGAAATCTTTATGTTCTAGTTGTTGTTTACCTCTTATCATTATCGAAAGATGTTTTGTGGGGATGATGACTTTTTTGCTTGAAACTTCTATCGGAGTGAAATAATAATGTATGGTTGGAGAGTGTAAATTACCTGCTGGAAAATTCAATTATTCTATTGTTCTCCGTTTTGTCAATTAGTAATGTAGTTTGACTTGAGAATTGCATGGTAAGGACCTGGTGAGACTGTTGCATGGCAAGAAAATTGGTGGCTCtaccttttcttttaaaattttggagTGTTCCAACTGTTAGATATTAGCCGGGACCAACAAAATGGTGGTTAGGTCTAAATTAAGCTCTTGATTCATGTGGAGCCTACCGTGTTTCTTAGATATGGCTTTAAATGTGATCTTTGTATCCTGGTCTATGACAGTTATTAATGTAAAATTGACTTAAATCTGTAAATTAAAGCACATACAGGTAATGATAATGGCAAGTACTTATCAGTGATCCCAGCAAGGGAAGTAGATGGATGATCATAATTGTAAAGAAATCATAAACCATCTTCAAGTGTATGTACATGTTTACAATACTAAGAGTATATCCGTTCCTAATAAAATGATAAACCAACTGGCTCTAACAGTCAAATACCTATTGTATAAATAGCTTCAATCAATAACCTATAATTGATAGGAGAAGTAGCAGAGGTGCTCCTACATTATGGGATGCATATGGGTTTGTTTTTAGTTCCATGACATTTATGCATTAGATAGAACTTAGACATTTATGCAAAGCCATAGGACCCAAACAATATTTTTTTGACTAAGTTTTTGGGATGGAGTccttaaattattataaatgatATTAGAGCAGACCTGGTCCTTGGCAATGTGGACTACGGGACACTGCAACATGAGCCCATTTGAACTAATCCCAGAATGATCATGATGTTTCTAGTTTAAGTTTTGGTATTTGTGATTGAATTTTTGGTACTTGTGattgaatttgaataaatttggatCTTTAGTCTATCGAGAATACTAGGGCTTAAATAGTGAGAATGTATCAGGACTTATGGAGGCATATGTTTAGTTCCTAATTGGCTATGTTTTGGATAAATTTTAGATAGTTATGTAAAACTAAGGAACCCAAAGAATATCTTTCCAGATAGTTGTTTTTGAATAAGATCCTCaaatatatgtaatatattaAAGTTGAGACTAAGGCCTCCTCAGTGCGACAAGTGTTGGCAATCCACAGGGGACAGATGGCGTGCATCCAGTATGTAGGAAAAAAAATGATGCTTCATTTGAAAAAGAAGATAGTAGTCTGGATTGGATGGGTCGGAGATGTTCTCGGTGGCTAAGCAAATCAGCTCTGCTTGGGCTCTCCTCTCCTATGCCAGTCTCTATCACGAGAGAGGCGCAtgcaaaaaaagtaaaaaaagaaagagaggaatggGATGGAGCTCTGCATGCGGTGGCTCTCCTCTCCCATGCCATTCACTGTCATGAGAGAggtgcatgcaaaaaaaaaaaaaagagcgagGAATAGGGTGGAtgaaaaaaaatctcaaagagaacttttagaaaaaaaatagaaaacattgATGCTAAAGCATGGATTGTCTTATCGATTTGTTTTCATACTTTAGCCTATATATATGTGGAAAGATTCAAAGCATCATTCAAACACCGAGAACGGCTGAATAAAAAAGATGAGGtggggagttttttttttttgtggatctATTTCTGATTACCGCTTCTTTAGTTTTTCATTAGGTTTATTGAGGATTAGAAAGATCGAAGAGGGTGGCATTAGATAAGACAAATTGAGTAAAAGAAGCTAGAGAAGACGAGTTTAGggacttttatttattttttggatttgcttttatcaaatatttataattttcatTCCCTCATTAGTTAAATTTTTCTTTcaccataatatcaaaaataacATTCTATTTTTTATTAAGAATGCAGGGGGGTTGTTGCCTACATTTTGACAGCCTTCCACTCCTTTATTTACAAACATCATGTGAGGAAAGAGAGGGACAAAGGATTGCTTCCATGCTATGGTAGCCTTCCTCAACGTCcacataaaaggaaaaaaaatgccaTGGTTGCTGCTAAGATTCGGCAACCTTTCAatgaatagaaaaagaaaagaacagagGTTTGCTGTAAAGCCTTCCgatgaatagaaaaaaaaatatgtatgagTTTTGACGGATCAAGTTAGAGTTCGGTGAATAGGAAGAAGTGGATagattaagagaaaaaaaatatatgagttaaTAGGTTTAGGGATGGATCGCGATCGGATCTATACAATTCGATTAACAGACATGCCAAACGGATCGTAGGTCATTTGGCTAATAGGTTAGTGGATccaattagggttagggttatgaTAGAGGATTCAGTTAGGGTTAGCTATCCaactagggttagggttagggtgggaggctggttagggttagggttagggttagggctaGGTTCTACTAAGCATTAGGGTTAGGGgttgggttagggttagggttagggttaggataggGATGCAGAGAAGGTTGGATTGGAgaagaaaactaaaaaaaatgaaaataaatggtcaaaaagaggaaggaaggaATACGATTTGGATtggaacaaagaaaaaaaaatagaaagaaaaaatagtaaGTGCGGGACTAGGGTTAGGGCAGTGTTGCAGAAAAAGTTAGATTGGAGAAGAGAACAGAAAAAAATAGAAGTAGATGGTGAAGAAAATGAAGAGAGGAATCGGGTTTGGATTTTGaataaagaggaaaaaaatagaaaagaaaaaataataagtaaTAGAATCCGAAGGTGGTTAGAAATAATAGATCTTGAAAATGAGATTTATCTTAGTTCATCCGAAAATGAGAATGTCAGCATGGGTCAAAAAAAGGTGCAAAGTTTCTTCACCACTCGCTGTAGGGTTGGCTTCGGAGACATAGTCTTTCATGGTATCGTCACCAAAGATGCAaggtaaaaagaaaaaagaaacccaAAATCGATGTTGGGACCAAAAAAAATGTAAAACCACCTGCGTTGGCTATAGAACGGATACTGGTAGAGAAATCCAATGAAGAAAGGTGACAGCGATGATTGGAGAAAGGTGGAGTAGAAGAGGGATTGGAAGCGACGGCGGTGGTGGGTAGGTGAGAAAGGATTAgagttaaaagaaaaaaaaatagatgcataACAGTTCTATGGGTTATGGTGCATAGGAAGAAAAAAACTAAATATATGAGGgcatcctcataaaaattatataggGAAGCCACTTTTAAATTAATAGGGCATATAGATATTTTATGGAGGTGGTGGtaccaaaaatttttaaatgtcTCTATGCAGATGgtcctataatttttttataaatatactaactatatttttaattctttttttttttgaatattttttttaaatttaaattttaaaaaaatatatacagttTGATTTCTTGCATTCCTATAACTAAATCggcattatttttttcttctgtttAAATGAATTTTtccctattttttttaatttttgttatttaatttCCCACATGAGGcataaaaattctatttttttcatttaatattttttcaaataaacataaatttataacaaaaattatggaTCAATCATTTCTTAACCCTTTttcttatgaatatttttttatgaattttttttttaaattaactaatcaTGATGCTTATGAGGTAAAGGAACTATAGctcttttatttattatttaatcttttattttttcgatCATACATTCGGATTAGAAaacatcaattaaaaaaatattttttaaattttttaataaatatttataatttttaaatatttttataattcaaaTACACAATCACTATTTTACGTAATGTTTCTCAACAGACATCCCATAAAAAAATCCTATGCTAATGTATAAGATCAGTTATTAAATCATTTTCTGTATAACCCAAAGAAATATGGCGCCTATTTTTACTTGTCTGCATAAAAAGAAGTGTAGATATTAATAACAGAAAGTGACATATGTTTAATATTAAATTGGTTAAGAGATACCATAATTAAATTCCAAGCCAACTAGAACAATTAATACCTGTTGTTAATACAGTATCCACATGGTAAGTGGAGGAAACTAGATGATGATCATAATCGTGAAGAAATTATAAACCATCTTTAATGGTGAAGAAATTATAAAGCATCTTCAAGTGTATGTACATGTTTACAATATTAATTGGATGTCCAAAACTACCCATAcgtaataaaaagataaaactaaGGTGCTCATCCCGATTGTATGAGAACTCCAATCAATGGCCCATAATTGATGGGTGGAGCAGCCGAGGTGCTAATACAACTTGGCATAACACAATTAACTACTAGGTAGGATGATATTGAACTTATTCTGAATTTGATAACCGGCAATCAATCCAATAATTTAAAAGGATctcatcaaattatcatatttgatatacTTTTTAGATTGTAATTCAGATTATCTCTCATGAGATAATTCAGAAGGTAATCTGGATTATCAAGGAGAGAGATGGCTATACAGATTATCACATATATAGtaattttgtaataatttttttggacaaAAATATTTTCGAAAATCTAGACGTCTTTCTTTCTCACGATGGATAGCGGAAAGAGAGGGGGCCAAAACTGATGTCCTCCATAAAATCTGACCGACAGCGGCCTCTAAATCAACGAATCGGTGTGTCGCCATCATTTTCCAACCGTCGGTCGTCGATAGCCATCgagaagcaagaaaaaaatatcgGTCAAGACGAGATCCGACGACCCCCCtccattttttttgtttgtttggttAACTAAGCCACCGGCGAGCTGCGTCTGATGTCGCCGACTGCCTAGATGTTGCCGTCGAAGTCGTCGCTGCCTCTTCAAACGATGGCCTGCAGTCATTACATGGAAAAGGAGGATACGGCATAGAGAAGTCGGCGgtccttttctctcttctttttttttttgtctgatgTAAGGAAGGAGAAGATCAGGCTCGGTGGGGATCAAGTGACACCACTCGCCGCCGCGGTGCTATGCCAGATGGTCACGGGGGTGGGATGCAGGGGATCGATGGTGCGGGTGAGAGCAGCAGCGTGGGTGGGTGAATGCGACGATGGAGGCGATTGCGGAGGGCACGAGGTGCGAGTTCGCCGGGGGACCAAAGGATGGTGCAGGGGGTGGCACAGACAACAGGGGGGCCGGAGGCGGTGCGGGAGATGCAACTATCGAGAGATCAGGGGCGGACGGCTGGGGGCCAAAGGTGGAGCAGTCGGGGGTTGGGAGTGGCAtgtggggaagaagaaggaagcaaaataaaaataataaaaataataatataatataatatataatatattatgtatataatataatatatattatatattataatatataatatatttttattcttatattttgaataattaaaaattttatacatgaagtatgatttttaataaatttgatttaaagatattttaaaaatttgatattatattaccgataatctgattgtcatatcaaaaatatcaatcaaatttttcaataattttactgtaatattataataattaatattattgataatttatctaaattataaataatttaaaatattaaataatttaaatcatcgCGATGTAGCAATGCATCAAATGCTGCTCGGATGATAGTTTTATATTACCGTGACATGAAAATTCCTTTACGCTGCATCTTCTATTTACCGTACAAACCTCGTGGACCCATGCTTTTATTAGCACTTTAGATGTTCCTCGAAGATtctagaaatcaaaatatttaacaatTGTAACTAATAAGATACGGTAGCTGTGGATGATTACATGCATCAGTGCAAAATTCTCAACGAAGACAATGCTAGCGCAACATGAAAATCTTACCAAAAAAGTTATTCAATTGATGCTTAAATTGTCTGTCATCACTTGCTCATATGAACAGTTTGGAGAGGATGACTGGCCATTAAGTTTTTGGTGTCATAATTGTTGATGTttaagatatccaagcacattcAAAATTTTCTATTTGCCATGTAACTTTTCACTGGAGTATTGGGATAACTTTGTAGCAAACAGTAGGTGCATGGATAGAGttgcttatttttttattttggataaaGTTCTATTATAacactgtaaaaaaaaaataatcgaaagatattatttaaattttttaatcttataTAAGTACTCAAGATTTTTTCGATGAATAACTGGTGTGGAATTAAATACACGTGTATAAGAATCTTTACATATTCTCTCCATTTAAGTCAGTCAGACTACGAGTCAAACTAATGCATCCATCCATAAATACCATGATCGTCTCATAGTCAATCTAATGAATTCATGTTGCAGTATCTCCTAATCTACATGAGTTATAGGCCGAGTCTATTCTGATACTACTTATAACAATTCAGAATTTCACCTAAAACAACTAGTcgaaagatattaattaaattttttttgatcctatataaatatttaaaattttttaaataaataattaatataagaCTAAATAGTAAATATATATCCATACAGATATTCATACATACCAACCAACTTCAAGGGCAAAACATCCTACTCTTAGCATTTTTTAGGATACATCCAATATCATCCTACCTAATAAGGCCATGttgcattagattaatcaaagACCAGCAACATGGCCGACCCATTTATTAGGTATGGTTGATATCGGACATATCCTAAAAATATCGTACATCAAAATTGCAAGTTCAAAAGTATTTGTATTTTATTCATAATTAGGTATCATGCGGATTACCTGCATTTCTCATTTGCCGTTGGATTAACTAGTTATTGTTAATCTTATAtgcatatattttatttcataatttaaactaaACATTAGATTAATAAATTACTAGAGCTGAGAATGTGCACAGCATGTGCAGACGAACGTGTGGTTGAAGGAAACCAATGTGGACTTGGCATTGATAGAGAACATACGCAAaccagggtttttttttttttttttttttttttttaatatttggttTCCTATGGAAAGCAGTGTGGCTTCCGAATCATGTTGGACTCCTTTCCATGAAATAAGGACCTTGGAGGCTAACACGAGCTTCATTAAGGTTTTCCTCTAGAAATTGGATAGTGATGTCGCGCGGTGATTACAATAATCTGTTTTGCTTTTATGTCTTTAAAGATAATCCCAGCTTGACCTCGTTATTCTTCAAATCCATAATTCCTTAGAAGATTGCAAAATGTATGAAAAGATTTATACGGCTGAcatatttcttttcttctctatttattGTAAGAACTTAATACAAAATTATTTGCAGTAAATATATTTGGCAATTTCAAGTTAATGCATTTCCTTCATAAACTCTTTAGAGGTTGATCTATGTGATCCCATAATATAATTGTTCTCATGTTATAATGCTGCATATATTGCTCTAGATCCAATTTTTAATCaactttttttccttttattttctgactttttTCCAAATTTCTATCTATGCAGAAATCCTAACAATTCAAGTTGTGTAACTAGAGTAATCGCTTTCTTCCAAATGAACTTTCTAAGCCTTCTATAATCTCTAAGGTGCTCCTACAACCTAAGACTATCAATAGCAAAAATACTCCGTGCTCCTATAATCTCTCGCCGTTTTTCCTCAATTTTTTCCaaccgggtgggaggcttggaacgGCCCAGATGGGGAAGCTTAGGCGATGGCTGGGGGTTTTGCGTTCCGTTCTTAGGAGTCATAATgggatgggaggcttggagcagccaACTATTATTCAAAGATTTAGGATTGATTTCAGAATAGATTGTCATAATTAAATTGTATAATATAATCTTAGAAGATAATGTAGATTGATTTCAGAATAGATTGTCATAATTAAATTGtataatattatagtaaaattattaaaaattttaattgatatgtttggtataacaattagattatcgataatataaaattaaatttttaaaatactcctAATAATTTTGTCTTggtgctcttctttttttctaatgAGAAGTAACAGAGATGATGTAGATGGAGGGAGGTGGGGAGAGGGCAGGTGCATGTGGAACCATGAGAGTGGTGGGGACGAGCATGAAGGAGCCATGGGAGGTGGTGGGATAAGGATAGAGGAGCCGCGGGCAAGCAAAAAGAAATGGAGGAGCCATGAGCTAGGGGCGCATGCGAAGGGGGAGGAGGAAGGATTGAGCAAtggattttatgtgatttttttgagaaataattttgtctcaaatttttattataatattgtcaAAGAAGTGGTAATCTAGATACAATTCAGATTGCATAAGATAATCTTGATTATCAAAAACAATCCAAATTACcatccaaaaagcataccaaatatAGTTCAAATTACCGTATTAAATTACCAGTAAT from Elaeis guineensis isolate ETL-2024a chromosome 9, EG11, whole genome shotgun sequence includes these protein-coding regions:
- the LOC140851785 gene encoding mannose-1-phosphate guanylyltransferase 1-like isoform X1, producing MKALILVGGFGTQLRPLTLSMPKPLVDFANKPMILHQIEALKAIGVTEVILAINYQPQVMLRFLEEFESRLGIKITCSQENEPLGTAGPLALAKEKLLQEAEKPFFVLNSDITCEYPLKEMLDFHNAHGGEASIMVTKVAEPSKYGVVVLDDNSGRVKKFVEKPTVFVDNKINAGIYLLNTSVLNRIPLSPSSLEQQVFPAIAKEGRLYAMIYDGFWMDVGQPKDYLAGLRLYLDDLRRKSSLDLAIGHNIIGNVLIDESAKIGEGCLIGPDVVIGPNCVIESGVRLSSCTLMKGVQVKRSAHVSGSIIGWHSTVGESAQVSSMAVLGEDVHVGETVFLNGVVVLPHKEIRSHFVKPEIVM
- the LOC140851785 gene encoding mannose-1-phosphate guanylyltransferase 1-like isoform X2, with the translated sequence MLRFLEEFESRLGIKITCSQENEPLGTAGPLALAKEKLLQEAEKPFFVLNSDITCEYPLKEMLDFHNAHGGEASIMVTKVAEPSKYGVVVLDDNSGRVKKFVEKPTVFVDNKINAGIYLLNTSVLNRIPLSPSSLEQQVFPAIAKEGRLYAMIYDGFWMDVGQPKDYLAGLRLYLDDLRRKSSLDLAIGHNIIGNVLIDESAKIGEGCLIGPDVVIGPNCVIESGVRLSSCTLMKGVQVKRSAHVSGSIIGWHSTVGESAQVSSMAVLGEDVHVGETVFLNGVVVLPHKEIRSHFVKPEIVM